The genomic DNA GCGCGCCCACGACTCCGCGAACCGCGGGTTGCGCACATCGACACCGGGCGTGACATCCGCCGCGCCGCGGTCGTAGTGCGTGACCGACTCGACCCCGGCCGAGACGAACACGTCGCCCTCGCCGGCCTTGATCGCGTGGAACGCCATGCGCGTGGTCTGCAGGCTCGACGAGCAGTACCGGTTCACGGTCGTGCCGGGCACGCCGTCGAGCCCGAGCAGCACGGCCACGATGCGCGCGAGGTTGTTGCCCTGCTCGCCCGCGGGCTGACCGCAGCCCATGAGCAGGTCCTCGACGCGGGCGGGGTCGAGCCCCGGCACCGCGGCGAGCGCGGCGGCGACCATCTGCGCGGCGAGGTCGTCGGGTCGCAGATCGACGAGCGACCCTTTGCGGGCGCGCCCGATCGGCGAACGGGCGGTGGCGACGATGAAGGCTTCGGTCATGCGTGTCATCCCCGATCAGTGGAACGCCGCGATGCCGGTGATGGCCCGGCCGACGATGAGGGTGTTCATGTCGTAGGTGCCCTCGAACGTGTACACCGCTTCGGCGTCGGCGAAGAAGCGGGCGACGCCGTGGTCGAGCTGGATCCCGTTGCCGCCGACGAGCTCGCGGCAGCGGGCGACGACCTCGCGCATCTTCTTCGTGACGTACGCCTTCGCCATGGCCGAGTGGTGGTCCTTCTGCTCGTCCTCGTCGAGCATCTCGCTGACGCGCACGCACATCGCGATCGACGCGGTGATGTCGCCGATCGACTCGGCGAGCTTCTGCTGCACGAGCTGGAACGATGCGATCGGCTTGCCGAACTGCACGCGCTCCTTCGCGTAGGCGAGCGCCGCCTCGTAGGCGCCGACGGCGACGCCGACGGCCTGCCACGCGACGCCCTCGCGGGTGAGGCGCAGCACGACCGCGAGGTCGCGGAATCCGTTGATCGCCTGGAGCCGGTCGGACTCGGGCACGATCACGCCGTCGAGCACGATGTCGGCGTTCTGCACGCCGCGCAGCGACTGCTTGCGCTCGATCTTCGTGGCGGTGAAGCCGGCTGCGGGCTGGCGCACGAGGAATCCCTTGACCTGGTCGTCGGCGGTGTCGCGCGCCCAGATCACGACGACGTCGGCGAACGTCGCGTTGCCGATCCAGCGCTTGGCGCCGTTCAGCACCCACTCGTCGCTGCCGTCGGCGGCGGTATGCCGGGTGGCGGTCGTCTCGAGGCCGCGCGCGGTGTCGGAGCCGTGCCCGGGCTCGGTGAGCCCGAAGGCGCCGATCAGCTCGCCGCGGGCCATCGGCTCCAGCCACTCGGCTTTCTGCTCGGGCGAGCCGCCGACGGCGATGGAGTTCATCGCGAGCCCCGAGTGCACGCCGACGAACGTCGCGCACGACGGGTCGATGCGCGAGATCTCGAGCGCGACCCAGCCGCGGTAGACCGCGCTGTTCGCGAAGTGGCGCACCTCGGGCAGGGCCGAGCCGAACATGCCGAGCTCGGCGAAGCCGGGGATGAGGTGCCGCGGGCTCTCGGCGCGCTCCCACAGGTCGTCGGCGTGCGGACGCACCTCGCGCTCGAGGAACGCGCGGATGTCGGCGATCGACGCCTGCTCGGCGGGCGTCAGCTTCTGCTGGAAGCGGTAGAAGTCGGCGTCGAGCAGGGCGGCCGGCTCGCCGACGGCCTCGTCGGGGCCGTCGAGGGGGGTGGTGATGGTGAGGGTCATGGGGTCTCCGATCGTCGGTGATCACAGGCAGTATGCAACATTTTCTAGAATGTTGCATCATTCGGATGCCACGGGGGTACGATTCCCGCATGCCCTCCACGTCCTCCACCGCGACGGTCGAGCCCGGCGCATCCGGTGCATCCGGCGCATCCGGAGCATCCGCGACGCCCTCCCGCCCGCCGATCGCGACCGTCGGCCTCGAGTCCGCGCCCTCGTGGCTGAGCGAGCGACTCGAGACGCACGCCGACGCGCGCCGGGCGTTCGACGAGGCCCGCGAGACCTTCATCGCGGGCCGCCGCATCGACATGGGCGCGCTCGCGACCTCGCTCGGCGTCGATCGCACGTCGCTGTTCCGCTGGGTGGGCAACCGCGACGCACTGCTCAGCGAGGTGCTGTGGTCGCTGGCCATGCCGACCCTCGCGCAGGCCGAGGAGGCCGGTGACGAGGCCGGACTCGCGGGCGCCGAGCGGGTCGCCGCGATCCTCACCCACTTCGTCGCCGACCTGAACCGGGCCGACTACTTCCGCCAGTTCCTGCGGCGCGAGCCTGCGCGGGCGCTGCGGCTGCTCACCACGAAGGAGAGCGAGATCCAGCGCCGCTACCTCGCGACCGCCGAGTGGCTCGTGCGGCGCGACCTCGGCGAGACGCCGCTCGGCGGCGCGATCGACCCGGCGTCGCTCGCGTACCTGCTCGTGCGGGTGTCGGAGTCGTTCACCTACGCCGACCTCATCACCGGCGACCAGCCCAGCGCCGAGCGCGCACGGGTCGCGTTCCGCGTGCTGCTGCGGGCCGACTGAACCCCTGCCCCGATCCCGACCCGAACGGATGCCCCGATGACGCGCTGGCCCGACCGCCACCCCTTCCCGACCCGCTGGAACGACAACGACCAGTACGGGCACGTCAACAACGTGGTCTACTACGCCGCGATGGACACGGCCGTGAACGCGTGGATGATCCGCCACGGCGGGCTCGACCCGCACGGTGACGGGCCGATCGCGGTCGTGAAGGCGTCGTCGTGCGAGTACCACGCGTCGGCCTCGTACCCAGAAGAGCTCGAGGTCGGCATCGGCGTGGGCCGGCTCGGGCGCACCAGCGTCACCTGGTCGCTCGGGATCCTCCGGCCGGGTTCGGATGCCCCGATCGCCGAGGGCTCGTTCGTGCACGTGTTCGTCGGGGCCGACGACCGGCGGCCGGTGGACATCCCGGCAGGCGTGCGCGCCGCGATCGAGGCGCGGCTCGGCGCCTGAGCCGCGTGCCGACCGTGCCGACCGGTGCCGACCGGTGCCGACCGGTGCCGACCGGGTGCGCGGCGTAGGAGATTCGCAGCGACACGCCGATCGCCCGCCGGCATCCTCGGCGAGTCGCCGGGAATCTCCTACGCCGCGCACGCGGTCAGGCCGGCACAGTCG from Agromyces larvae includes the following:
- a CDS encoding acyl-CoA dehydrogenase family protein, translating into MTLTITTPLDGPDEAVGEPAALLDADFYRFQQKLTPAEQASIADIRAFLEREVRPHADDLWERAESPRHLIPGFAELGMFGSALPEVRHFANSAVYRGWVALEISRIDPSCATFVGVHSGLAMNSIAVGGSPEQKAEWLEPMARGELIGAFGLTEPGHGSDTARGLETTATRHTAADGSDEWVLNGAKRWIGNATFADVVVIWARDTADDQVKGFLVRQPAAGFTATKIERKQSLRGVQNADIVLDGVIVPESDRLQAINGFRDLAVVLRLTREGVAWQAVGVAVGAYEAALAYAKERVQFGKPIASFQLVQQKLAESIGDITASIAMCVRVSEMLDEDEQKDHHSAMAKAYVTKKMREVVARCRELVGGNGIQLDHGVARFFADAEAVYTFEGTYDMNTLIVGRAITGIAAFH
- a CDS encoding QsdR family transcriptional regulator, producing the protein MPSTSSTATVEPGASGASGASGASATPSRPPIATVGLESAPSWLSERLETHADARRAFDEARETFIAGRRIDMGALATSLGVDRTSLFRWVGNRDALLSEVLWSLAMPTLAQAEEAGDEAGLAGAERVAAILTHFVADLNRADYFRQFLRREPARALRLLTTKESEIQRRYLATAEWLVRRDLGETPLGGAIDPASLAYLLVRVSESFTYADLITGDQPSAERARVAFRVLLRAD
- a CDS encoding acyl-CoA thioesterase, with product MTRWPDRHPFPTRWNDNDQYGHVNNVVYYAAMDTAVNAWMIRHGGLDPHGDGPIAVVKASSCEYHASASYPEELEVGIGVGRLGRTSVTWSLGILRPGSDAPIAEGSFVHVFVGADDRRPVDIPAGVRAAIEARLGA